Proteins encoded by one window of Clostridium cagae:
- a CDS encoding V-type ATP synthase subunit A — translation MKTGKIIKVSGPLVVAEGMDEANIYDVCKVGEKGLIGEIIEMRGDKASIQVYEETSGIGPGDPVVTTGEPLSVELGPGLIESMFDGIQRPLDAFMEAAQSSFLTRGVSVPSLNREKKWDFKPTAKVGDEVKSGTVIGTVQETPVVEQRIMIPIGIEGKIKEIKAGSFTVTETIAIVETEKGDREVQLMQKWPVRKGRPYSAKINPVEPMLTGQRVIDTFFPVAKGGAAAIPGPFGAGKTVTQHQIAKWGDAEIVVYVGCGERGNEMTDVVNEFPELIDPKTGESLMKRTVLIANTSNMPVAAREASIYTGITIAEYFRDMGYSVSIMADSTSRWAEALREMSGRLEEMPGDEGYPAYLGSRLADYYERAGKVECLGNDGRIGSITAIGAVSPPGGDISEPVSQSTLRIVKVFWGLDAQLAYQRHFPTINWLTSYSLYADTIDKWMNGNVAENWGALRLEAMTILQDEAQLQEIVRLVGIDALSEKDRLKLDVAKSIREDYLQQNGFHEIDTYTSLKKQYKMLSLILGYRKEAERALEAGVYLNDILAMEDLKDRIARSKYIHEDDLEKMDQIVVDLKNAIDNLINKGGVANA, via the coding sequence GTGAAGACCGGAAAGATAATTAAGGTTTCAGGACCTTTAGTAGTTGCTGAAGGTATGGATGAAGCTAATATATATGACGTTTGTAAGGTTGGAGAAAAGGGTCTTATCGGAGAAATCATCGAAATGAGAGGCGATAAGGCATCAATCCAAGTATATGAAGAAACTTCAGGAATAGGACCTGGGGATCCAGTTGTTACAACTGGAGAACCTTTAAGTGTTGAACTTGGACCAGGACTTATTGAATCAATGTTTGATGGAATACAAAGACCACTAGATGCATTTATGGAGGCTGCTCAGTCAAGTTTCTTAACTAGAGGAGTATCAGTTCCTTCATTAAATAGAGAAAAGAAGTGGGACTTTAAACCAACAGCAAAAGTTGGAGATGAAGTTAAATCAGGAACTGTAATAGGTACAGTACAAGAAACTCCAGTTGTTGAACAAAGAATAATGATTCCAATTGGAATTGAAGGTAAAATAAAAGAAATCAAAGCTGGTAGCTTCACAGTTACTGAAACAATTGCTATAGTTGAAACTGAAAAAGGCGATAGAGAAGTTCAATTAATGCAAAAATGGCCAGTAAGAAAAGGAAGACCATATTCAGCAAAGATTAACCCAGTTGAGCCAATGCTTACAGGACAAAGAGTTATAGATACGTTTTTCCCTGTTGCTAAAGGTGGAGCTGCTGCTATTCCAGGACCATTTGGAGCTGGAAAAACAGTAACACAACATCAAATCGCTAAATGGGGAGATGCAGAAATCGTTGTTTACGTTGGATGTGGAGAACGTGGTAACGAAATGACAGACGTTGTTAATGAGTTCCCAGAACTTATTGACCCTAAGACTGGTGAAAGTTTAATGAAGAGAACAGTTCTTATAGCTAATACTTCAAACATGCCAGTTGCGGCTAGAGAAGCTTCAATATATACAGGTATTACAATAGCTGAATACTTTAGAGACATGGGATACTCAGTATCAATAATGGCTGATTCAACTTCAAGATGGGCTGAGGCATTAAGAGAAATGTCTGGTAGACTTGAAGAAATGCCTGGTGATGAAGGATATCCAGCTTACCTTGGATCAAGACTTGCTGACTACTATGAAAGAGCTGGTAAAGTTGAATGTTTAGGTAATGATGGAAGAATTGGGTCTATAACAGCAATCGGTGCAGTATCGCCTCCAGGAGGAGATATTTCAGAACCAGTATCACAATCAACACTTAGAATAGTTAAGGTGTTCTGGGGTCTAGATGCACAACTTGCATATCAAAGACATTTCCCAACTATTAACTGGTTAACATCATATTCATTATATGCTGATACAATAGATAAATGGATGAATGGTAATGTTGCTGAAAATTGGGGAGCATTAAGATTAGAAGCTATGACTATACTTCAAGATGAAGCTCAATTACAAGAAATCGTAAGACTTGTTGGTATTGATGCATTATCTGAAAAAGATAGATTGAAATTAGATGTTGCTAAATCAATCAGAGAAGACTATTTACAACAAAATGGTTTCCATGAAATTGATACTTATACATCATTAAAGAAGCAATATAAGATGTTAAGTCTTATATTAGGATATAGAAAAGAAGCAGAAAGAGCTTTAGAAGCTGGAGTATACTTAAATGATATCTTAGCTATGGAAGACTTAAAAGATAGAATTGCTAGAAGTAAGTACATACACGAAGATGATTTAGAAAAAATGGATCAAATCGTTGTAGACTTAAAGAATGCAATTGATAACCTAATAAACAAAGGAGGGGTAGCAAATGCTTAA
- the metF gene encoding methylenetetrahydrofolate reductase [NAD(P)H]: MNIKNLFRDKKVVFSFEIFPPKTTSSIQTIYNTLDDLKGLNPDYISVTYGAGGSVKNNKTIELTSLIKNKYGIEAVSHLTCISSTKSDIEYYLREFEKNNIENILALRGDIPIGSKITGELNHANELIKHISDNGQFNIAAACYPEGHIEHKGLYREIESMKRKEEAGASYFISQLFFDNNLYYNFQDEVRAANINLPIEAGIMPVTNKRQIERILSLSGASLPDKFKRIMERYEHNPEALRDAGIAYAVEQIVDLISTGVDGIHLYVMNNPYVAKRISQSIENILLTVNQNQFV; the protein is encoded by the coding sequence ATGAATATTAAAAATTTATTCAGAGACAAAAAGGTGGTTTTTTCATTTGAAATTTTCCCACCTAAAACAACATCATCCATACAAACTATTTATAATACATTAGATGATTTAAAAGGATTAAATCCAGATTATATAAGTGTTACCTATGGGGCAGGTGGCAGTGTTAAAAACAATAAGACTATTGAGCTAACTTCTCTTATAAAGAATAAATATGGAATTGAAGCAGTATCACATTTAACTTGTATTAGCTCAACTAAAAGTGATATAGAATATTATTTAAGAGAATTTGAAAAGAATAATATAGAAAATATCCTTGCATTAAGAGGAGATATTCCTATAGGAAGTAAGATTACAGGAGAATTAAATCATGCTAATGAATTAATTAAGCATATAAGCGATAATGGACAATTTAATATAGCTGCAGCATGTTATCCAGAAGGCCATATAGAACATAAAGGGTTGTATAGAGAAATTGAGAGCATGAAGAGGAAAGAAGAGGCAGGAGCATCTTATTTTATATCTCAGTTGTTTTTTGATAACAATTTATATTATAATTTTCAAGATGAGGTTCGTGCTGCTAATATAAATTTACCTATTGAAGCTGGAATTATGCCTGTAACAAATAAAAGACAAATTGAAAGAATTTTATCTTTAAGTGGAGCATCACTTCCAGATAAATTTAAAAGAATAATGGAAAGATATGAGCATAATCCAGAGGCTTTAAGAGATGCAGGTATTGCTTATGCAGTTGAACAAATCGTAGACCTAATTTCTACAGGTGTGGATGGAATACATTTATATGTTATGAATAATCCATATGTAGCTAAAAGGATAAGCCAAAGTATAGAAAATATTCTATTAACAGTAAATCAAAATCAATTCGTTTAG
- a CDS encoding V-type ATP synthase subunit F has product MFKKIGVVGDKDSVLAFKALGIDVFPVVGNEEAKKTVDKLAKNDYAVVFVTEHVAQGIEETIERYNKEVLPAVILIPSNQGTLNIGMQRISDNVEKAVGVNIL; this is encoded by the coding sequence ATGTTTAAGAAAATAGGTGTAGTTGGTGATAAGGATTCAGTTTTAGCTTTTAAAGCTTTAGGTATCGACGTTTTCCCTGTAGTTGGAAACGAAGAAGCAAAAAAAACTGTTGATAAATTAGCAAAGAATGATTACGCAGTTGTTTTTGTAACGGAACATGTTGCACAAGGTATCGAAGAAACGATTGAAAGATACAATAAAGAAGTACTTCCTGCTGTAATATTAATTCCAAGCAATCAAGGAACATTAAATATAGGTATGCAAAGAATAAGCGATAACGTAGAAAAAGCTGTAGGCGTTAATATTTTATAG
- a CDS encoding 5'-nucleotidase C-terminal domain-containing protein — protein MKKKILSAMLSLTLVFSLNTTSVWAASKDDSTKITIIHTNDTHSRVLSADGGFGFAKIATIANETKKENPNTLLVDAGDTLHGKPIVNVSKGENAVKILDAAGYDFMVPGNHDFNYGNERLIELSKLAKNFKMLDANVKKNGKDMLPPYEIIEKGNVKIGIFGLSTPETAYKTNPANVKDVTFEDPIKVSEEMVKELKDKTDVIVALAHVGLDDSSVVTSKQIAEKVKGIDVIIDGHSHTTLNDGLVVNNTLIAQTGEYDQNLGVVELEVKDKKVTEKKAKLLNSKDYKELKEDEKVTDLLNDIQAENDKVFSEVVASNDVLLDGVRGNVRTKETNLGNLTADATREVTKADIAFVNGGTLRTSIEPGDITKGKLAELFPFGSVAQTVKLSGSDIVNALEVSVGAYPTEQGGFLQVSGITFSFDPTKEKGNRVFDVKVGENPIDLNKEYTVAINDFLSQGGDGYTMLKTTVVGEFATYDDIFAKYLNDNGMKNDINLGRIQVKENGKQVVTNQNNVVPVQAVPTVQEPQVSAKTETVYTVIAGDNLTKIARINNTTWQTLAQYNNLQNPDLIYVGDQIKIPA, from the coding sequence ATGAAAAAGAAGATTTTAAGCGCTATGTTATCGCTTACATTAGTTTTTAGTTTAAATACCACTAGTGTATGGGCAGCTAGCAAAGATGATAGCACAAAAATAACAATAATTCATACAAATGATACCCATAGTAGGGTATTATCAGCAGATGGTGGGTTTGGATTTGCAAAGATTGCAACTATAGCAAATGAAACTAAAAAAGAAAATCCAAATACATTATTAGTAGATGCTGGAGACACTTTACATGGAAAACCAATAGTTAATGTTAGTAAAGGTGAAAATGCTGTTAAAATATTGGATGCAGCTGGTTATGATTTTATGGTTCCAGGTAATCATGATTTTAACTATGGAAATGAAAGGTTAATAGAATTAAGCAAATTAGCTAAAAATTTTAAAATGTTAGATGCTAATGTAAAAAAGAATGGAAAAGATATGTTACCACCATATGAAATTATAGAAAAGGGAAATGTTAAAATAGGAATTTTTGGACTATCAACTCCAGAAACAGCATATAAAACAAATCCTGCTAATGTAAAAGATGTAACTTTTGAAGATCCTATAAAGGTATCAGAAGAGATGGTTAAAGAATTAAAAGATAAGACAGATGTTATTGTAGCGTTAGCTCATGTAGGATTAGATGATAGTTCAGTTGTAACATCTAAGCAAATTGCTGAAAAAGTTAAGGGAATTGATGTAATAATAGATGGACATAGCCATACAACTTTAAATGATGGCTTAGTAGTTAATAATACATTAATAGCACAAACAGGTGAATATGACCAAAATCTTGGTGTAGTAGAATTAGAAGTTAAAGATAAAAAAGTAACAGAGAAGAAAGCAAAATTATTAAACTCAAAAGATTATAAGGAATTAAAAGAAGATGAAAAAGTAACAGATTTATTAAATGATATACAAGCTGAAAATGACAAGGTATTTTCAGAAGTTGTTGCAAGTAATGATGTATTACTTGATGGTGTTAGAGGTAATGTAAGAACTAAAGAAACAAACCTTGGAAATTTAACAGCAGATGCTACTAGAGAAGTAACTAAAGCTGATATTGCATTTGTAAATGGAGGAACTTTAAGAACTTCAATTGAACCAGGGGATATAACTAAGGGAAAACTTGCAGAATTATTCCCATTTGGTAGTGTAGCACAAACTGTAAAATTATCAGGTAGTGATATAGTTAATGCTCTTGAAGTATCAGTAGGGGCATATCCAACAGAACAAGGTGGATTTTTACAAGTAAGTGGAATAACATTTTCATTTGATCCAACGAAGGAAAAAGGAAATAGAGTTTTTGATGTAAAAGTTGGTGAAAATCCAATTGATTTAAATAAGGAATATACTGTAGCAATAAATGATTTCTTATCTCAAGGTGGAGATGGATATACAATGCTTAAAACTACTGTTGTAGGAGAATTTGCAACATATGATGATATTTTTGCAAAATATTTAAATGACAATGGTATGAAAAATGATATTAATTTAGGTAGAATACAAGTTAAAGAAAATGGTAAACAAGTAGTAACAAATCAAAATAACGTAGTTCCAGTTCAAGCAGTACCAACAGTACAAGAACCACAAGTATCTGCTAAAACAGAAACTGTATATACTGTAATTGCAGGTGATAATCTTACTAAGATAGCTAGAATAAATAATACTACATGGCAAACATTAGCTCAATATAATAATTTACAAAACCCAGATCTAATATATGTAGGAGATCAAATTAAAATTCCAGCATAA
- a CDS encoding V-type ATP synthase subunit C: protein MDMMQFSQVIPRLRVYETKLLDKSKIDRMIDSNSANEALKVLQETEYANVMTNVKRAEDYEVILSEELKRLFNLMYEISPMKSLVDLMSIKYDYQNIKVILKGIFLKKDLSYLLIDVGTIEASKLKYLVENNDLRDLPQIMREAVEESKDKFENTKDPQVLDIILDKYMFKQLVQIKNEIKDNFVNKYVEAVIDSTNLKTLLRVKKQNKGREFFTSVIIEGGSLDKDKLLGMLNDAVENISNKLAFTNYNDLIKSGIEHYTKTGSVSLLEKLVDNYIMDIMKDAKIIPFGVEPLLAYIYAKETEIKIIRIVMVGKLNNISAEVIRERLRDIYV, encoded by the coding sequence ATGGATATGATGCAATTTAGTCAAGTTATACCTAGACTAAGAGTATATGAGACAAAACTCCTTGATAAATCAAAGATTGACAGAATGATCGATTCCAATTCTGCCAATGAAGCATTAAAAGTGCTTCAAGAGACAGAGTATGCCAATGTTATGACAAATGTTAAGAGAGCAGAAGACTATGAAGTTATATTAAGTGAAGAATTAAAAAGATTATTCAATTTAATGTATGAAATAAGTCCGATGAAATCTCTTGTAGACTTAATGAGTATTAAATATGATTATCAAAATATAAAAGTAATCTTAAAAGGTATCTTTTTAAAGAAAGATTTATCTTATCTATTAATTGATGTTGGAACTATTGAAGCTTCAAAATTAAAATATTTAGTAGAAAATAATGACTTAAGAGATTTACCTCAAATTATGAGAGAAGCTGTTGAAGAGTCAAAGGATAAATTTGAAAACACTAAGGATCCTCAAGTACTTGATATTATTTTAGATAAATATATGTTCAAACAATTAGTACAAATTAAGAATGAAATAAAAGATAACTTTGTTAATAAATATGTAGAAGCTGTTATAGATTCTACAAACTTGAAAACTCTTTTAAGAGTTAAAAAGCAAAACAAAGGCAGGGAATTCTTTACTTCAGTTATTATTGAAGGAGGTTCTTTAGATAAAGATAAGTTATTAGGAATGTTAAATGATGCAGTAGAAAACATATCTAATAAACTTGCGTTCACTAATTATAATGATTTAATAAAATCAGGTATAGAGCACTATACAAAGACAGGTTCAGTGAGTTTATTAGAAAAGTTAGTTGATAACTATATCATGGATATAATGAAAGACGCCAAAATAATACCTTTTGGAGTTGAGCCTTTATTAGCTTATATTTATGCAAAAGAAACAGAAATAAAGATTATAAGAATTGTAATGGTTGGCAAACTCAATAATATTTCTGCGGAAGTAATTAGAGAAAGGCTGCGTGATATTTATGTTTAA
- a CDS encoding V-type ATP synthase subunit B has product MLKEYRTVTEVVGPLMVVEGVEGVKYDELVEIELHTGEKRRGKVLEVNGSKAMVQIFEGSSGINLKGTKAKFLGRPLELGVSEDMLGRVFDGMGRPNDNGPDIIPEKRVDINGEAINPMARDFPSEFIQTGVSAIDGLNTLVRGQKLPVFSAAGLPHAELAAQIARQAKVLNSDSKFAIVFAAIGITFEEAQFFQDEFKRTGAIDRSVLFMNLASDPAIERIATPRMALTCAEYLAYEKGMQVLVIMTDITNYAEALREISAARKEVPGRRGYPGYLYTDLSTLYERAGRLRGKEGSITQIPILTMPEDDKTHPIPDLTGYITEGQIILSRELYKKGIMPPIDVLPSLSRLKDKGIGKGKTREDHADTMNQLFAAYSQGKQAKELSAILGESALSDTDKKLAKFAEAFEDEYVSQGFNTNRTIEETLNLGWKLLKMLPRTELKRIRDEYLEKYMPREEE; this is encoded by the coding sequence ATGCTTAAAGAGTATAGAACAGTTACTGAAGTTGTTGGCCCTTTGATGGTTGTTGAAGGTGTTGAAGGCGTTAAGTATGATGAACTAGTTGAAATTGAACTTCATACTGGTGAAAAAAGAAGAGGTAAGGTTCTAGAAGTTAATGGATCAAAAGCAATGGTTCAAATATTCGAAGGATCTTCAGGAATAAATTTAAAAGGTACTAAAGCTAAATTCTTAGGTAGACCACTTGAACTTGGTGTATCTGAAGATATGTTAGGAAGAGTATTTGATGGTATGGGTAGACCTAATGATAATGGTCCAGATATAATACCAGAAAAAAGAGTAGATATAAATGGTGAAGCTATTAACCCTATGGCTAGAGACTTCCCATCAGAATTCATTCAAACAGGAGTTTCTGCAATTGACGGACTTAACACTCTAGTTAGAGGACAAAAGTTACCTGTTTTCTCAGCAGCAGGACTTCCACATGCAGAACTTGCAGCACAAATTGCAAGACAAGCGAAAGTTTTAAATTCAGATTCTAAGTTTGCGATTGTATTTGCAGCTATAGGTATCACTTTCGAAGAAGCTCAATTCTTCCAAGATGAATTTAAGAGAACAGGTGCCATTGATAGATCAGTTCTATTTATGAACTTAGCATCTGACCCCGCTATCGAAAGAATAGCTACACCAAGAATGGCATTAACTTGTGCTGAATACTTAGCATACGAAAAGGGAATGCAAGTTCTTGTTATAATGACTGATATTACAAACTATGCAGAAGCATTAAGAGAAATATCAGCAGCTAGAAAAGAAGTTCCAGGTAGAAGAGGATATCCAGGATACCTATATACTGACCTTTCTACATTATATGAAAGAGCAGGAAGACTTAGAGGTAAAGAGGGTTCAATAACTCAAATTCCTATACTTACAATGCCTGAAGATGATAAAACTCATCCAATTCCAGATTTAACTGGATATATTACAGAAGGTCAAATTATCCTTTCAAGAGAATTATATAAGAAGGGTATAATGCCTCCTATAGATGTTTTACCATCACTTTCAAGACTTAAAGATAAGGGTATTGGTAAAGGGAAGACTAGAGAAGACCATGCAGATACTATGAACCAATTATTTGCGGCATATTCACAAGGTAAGCAAGCAAAAGAATTATCAGCAATCTTAGGAGAATCTGCTTTATCAGATACTGATAAGAAACTTGCTAAATTTGCAGAAGCTTTTGAAGACGAGTATGTATCTCAAGGCTTTAATACAAATAGAACAATTGAAGAAACTCTAAACTTAGGATGGAAGTTATTAAAAATGCTTCCTAGAACTGAGCTTAAGAGAATTAGAGACGAATACCTTGAAAAATATATGCCAAGAGAGGAAGAGTAG
- a CDS encoding methionine synthase — MYNIKQLKIPKDEVLRYLGYKKQELTVSMDVLIDETIDECKKLIIPKYVCAKYKNHAENDGIYVDGTNLILKGEDIKNHLLYAQEVFVIAGTVGSKIEKKIKLYETIELTKALILDACATVAIEEFLDEIEEKIRLDVRKENSAITFRYSPGYGDLSLDIQRDIVNTLKADKAIGLTVSSHYLLFPRKSVTAIIGVIPKEKEEKQRGCEVCKNYNNCSFRREGNNCGA; from the coding sequence ATGTATAATATTAAACAACTTAAAATACCTAAGGATGAAGTCCTTAGGTATTTAGGTTATAAAAAGCAAGAATTAACAGTATCAATGGATGTATTAATAGATGAGACTATAGATGAGTGTAAGAAATTAATAATACCTAAGTATGTTTGTGCTAAGTATAAAAATCATGCTGAAAATGATGGAATATATGTAGATGGAACAAATTTAATATTAAAAGGAGAAGACATTAAAAATCATCTTCTTTATGCACAGGAAGTATTTGTTATAGCAGGTACTGTAGGAAGTAAAATAGAAAAAAAAATCAAGTTATATGAAACAATAGAATTAACAAAAGCTTTAATTTTAGATGCTTGCGCGACAGTAGCAATAGAAGAGTTTTTAGATGAAATAGAAGAAAAGATAAGATTAGATGTAAGAAAAGAAAACAGTGCGATAACATTTAGATATAGTCCGGGATATGGTGATTTATCATTAGATATTCAAAGAGATATAGTGAATACATTAAAAGCAGATAAAGCAATAGGTCTTACGGTATCATCACATTATTTATTATTTCCTAGGAAATCAGTAACTGCAATAATAGGTGTTATTCCAAAGGAAAAAGAGGAAAAACAAAGAGGATGTGAAGTTTGTAAGAACTATAATAATTGTAGTTTTAGAAGAGAGGGGAATAATTGTGGGGCTTAA
- a CDS encoding S-ribosylhomocysteine lyase yields the protein MEKVESFELDHRKVKAPYIRKCCLLDGKLGDKVTKFDIRFLQPNKEEFGTAAMHGLEHLLAHELRAKLEGIIDLSPMGCRTGFYLSIWGDREASEIKEALEYSLEKVLEAKEIPAANDIQCGNYRDLSLFGAKEYAKEALERGFSLNIYGE from the coding sequence ATGGAAAAAGTAGAAAGTTTTGAATTGGATCACAGAAAGGTTAAAGCACCATACATAAGAAAATGTTGTTTGCTTGATGGTAAGCTTGGAGATAAGGTAACAAAGTTTGATATAAGATTTCTTCAACCTAACAAAGAAGAATTTGGTACAGCAGCAATGCATGGACTTGAGCATTTATTAGCACATGAACTTAGAGCAAAATTAGAAGGTATAATTGATTTATCACCTATGGGATGTAGAACAGGTTTCTATTTAAGTATATGGGGTGATAGAGAAGCATCAGAAATAAAAGAAGCATTGGAATACTCATTAGAAAAAGTTTTAGAAGCAAAAGAAATACCAGCAGCTAATGATATTCAATGTGGAAATTATAGAGATTTATCTTTATTTGGTGCAAAAGAATATGCTAAGGAAGCATTAGAAAGAGGATTTTCTCTTAATATATACGGAGAATAA
- a CDS encoding glycosyltransferase family 4 protein, which yields MQYILAMIVTLLLSLLIMPIVMKLAIKLKFTDKPTKRKQHKKETPLCGGIVLYICFFISFFLFVKDDIKQQIVVFIAATAILLIGLIDDYYKTRFKEFAILPRLIIQLLSAVLVFKAGIAFMGFTNPFTGEFIELSKTIQFLLTITWIFGVTTVINWSDGMDGLAGGISLISAITFLLAAIILRQQVSAETSIILIGSILGFLYYNKFPAKVFMGDSGANFLGFILSVIALDGAFKQATVLSLFIPILALAVPIFDNLFVIFKRFSEGKPVYQADRSQIHFRLEEKGFTPKQVVNYIMIISSVFSAISVILLLTKI from the coding sequence ATGCAATATATATTAGCTATGATAGTTACATTATTGTTATCGCTATTAATTATGCCAATAGTAATGAAACTAGCAATTAAATTAAAATTTACAGATAAACCTACAAAAAGAAAACAACATAAAAAAGAGACTCCATTATGTGGTGGTATAGTATTATACATATGTTTTTTTATTTCTTTTTTCTTATTTGTAAAAGATGATATAAAACAACAAATAGTTGTATTTATAGCAGCAACAGCAATATTATTAATAGGACTCATAGATGATTATTACAAAACAAGATTTAAAGAATTTGCTATACTTCCAAGATTGATAATTCAATTGTTATCAGCTGTACTTGTTTTTAAGGCAGGAATAGCATTTATGGGATTTACTAATCCATTTACTGGGGAATTTATAGAGTTAAGTAAAACCATACAATTTTTATTAACAATTACTTGGATATTTGGAGTTACAACTGTAATTAATTGGTCTGATGGTATGGATGGATTAGCAGGTGGAATTTCACTTATTTCAGCAATAACTTTTTTACTTGCAGCAATAATATTAAGACAACAAGTGTCAGCAGAAACATCAATAATATTAATAGGATCTATATTAGGTTTTTTATATTATAATAAGTTTCCTGCAAAAGTATTTATGGGAGATTCGGGTGCTAATTTTTTAGGCTTTATATTAAGTGTTATAGCATTAGATGGTGCATTTAAACAAGCTACTGTTCTTAGTTTATTTATACCTATTTTAGCTTTAGCAGTGCCTATATTTGATAACTTATTTGTTATATTTAAAAGATTTTCAGAAGGAAAACCTGTTTATCAAGCAGATAGAAGTCAAATACATTTTAGACTTGAAGAAAAAGGATTTACTCCTAAACAAGTGGTGAATTACATAATGATAATAAGTTCTGTTTTTAGTGCAATTTCTGTTATACTTTTACTTACTAAAATCTAG
- a CDS encoding V-type ATP synthase subunit E has product MSNIDNLTSRIVKDAEDKKRIILSEAEEKKSKIIAKKQEKAASEEKIIIEKAETEAVAREERIISSAELQARNEKLKSKQIVISKVFETTIEELCNASSDDFKGFVKTVILNSALAGDENLILNEQGKKMIDSDFVAELNREIGSKGNITLSDKTGNFKGGFILEKNGIEINNTFEALVSSLKDEMGLEVARVLFS; this is encoded by the coding sequence ATGTCTAACATAGATAATTTAACTTCTAGAATCGTAAAAGATGCAGAAGATAAAAAAAGAATAATCTTATCAGAAGCTGAAGAGAAGAAAAGTAAAATAATTGCTAAAAAGCAAGAAAAGGCTGCTTCAGAAGAAAAGATTATTATAGAAAAAGCTGAAACAGAAGCTGTAGCAAGAGAAGAAAGAATCATTTCTAGTGCAGAATTACAAGCAAGAAACGAAAAATTAAAATCAAAACAAATAGTTATTAGTAAAGTTTTTGAAACTACAATAGAAGAACTTTGTAATGCTTCAAGTGATGATTTTAAAGGCTTTGTAAAAACAGTAATATTAAATAGTGCTCTTGCAGGAGATGAAAATTTAATATTAAATGAACAAGGTAAGAAAATGATCGATTCTGATTTTGTAGCAGAATTAAACAGAGAAATTGGTTCAAAAGGAAATATAACTCTAAGTGATAAAACTGGAAACTTTAAGGGTGGATTCATATTAGAGAAAAATGGCATAGAAATAAATAATACTTTCGAAGCTTTAGTAAGTTCATTAAAAGATGAAATGGGTCTTGAAGTAGCAAGAGTATTATTTAGTTAA
- a CDS encoding V-type ATP synthase subunit D produces the protein MAKLNVNPTRMELSKLKKRLTTSTRSHKLLKDKQDELMRQFINLVKYNNKLRKEVEDNLQGSLKDFVMARAVMSSEFLEEAIVYPKEHISVEVGEKNVMSVSVPVMNFKRQLEGDEGSIYPYGFANTSSELDDTLSKLYEILPQLLELAEVEKSCQLMANEIESTRRRVNALEYMTIPQLQETIKYIRMRLDENERSATTRLMKVKSMIEQRG, from the coding sequence ATGGCAAAGCTAAATGTTAATCCTACTAGAATGGAACTCTCTAAGCTTAAAAAAAGATTAACTACCTCAACAAGAAGTCATAAGCTTTTAAAAGATAAACAAGATGAATTAATGAGACAATTCATTAACCTTGTTAAATATAATAATAAGCTAAGAAAAGAAGTGGAAGATAATCTGCAAGGTTCCCTTAAGGATTTCGTTATGGCTAGAGCCGTTATGAGCTCTGAATTCCTAGAAGAAGCTATTGTATATCCTAAGGAACATATTTCAGTTGAAGTTGGCGAAAAGAACGTAATGAGCGTATCTGTTCCTGTTATGAACTTTAAGAGACAACTTGAAGGTGATGAAGGAAGTATATATCCATACGGATTTGCTAATACATCATCAGAACTTGATGATACACTTTCTAAACTTTATGAAATTCTTCCGCAATTACTAGAACTTGCAGAAGTAGAAAAGTCATGTCAATTAATGGCTAACGAAATTGAAAGTACTAGAAGAAGAGTTAATGCTCTTGAATATATGACAATTCCTCAACTTCAAGAGACTATAAAGTATATTAGAATGAGACTTGATGAAAATGAAAGATCTGCTACAACTAGATTAATGAAAGTTAAGAGCATGATTGAACAAAGAGGTTAA